In Kiloniellales bacterium, the DNA window GCATGCGCAAGCGGGCCGGCCTGGCCCGGGCGCTGGCGCTCGACCCGGAGATCCTCTTCCTCGACGAGCCGACCGCCGGGCTCGACCCGATCGGCGCGGCCAAGTTCGACGAGCTGATCGCCGAGCTGCAGCGTGCCCTGAAGCTGACCGTGGTAATGGTGACCCACGACCTCGACAGCCTGCACGCCATCTGCGACCGTCTCGCCGTCCTGATCAACAAGAAGGTCAAGCTCGGCACCATCGAGAGCCTGAGGCGCGAGCCCGACGCCTGGATCCAGGACTACTTCGGCGGGCCGCGCGGACGCGCCGCCGAGGTGTCGGCGGCGTCGGGATCGTAGGCCCAAAGACACCCGGGCAAGGAGCCGGAACATCATGGAAACCCGCGCCAACTACCTACTCGTCGGCGGCTTCGTGCTCGCCTTCTCCGCCGGGCTTCTGGGCTTCGTCATCTGGCTCGCCAAGTTCGAGTTCGACACCGAGGTCGCGCGCTACGACATCCTGTTCGAGGGCTCGGTGACCGGCCTCCAGGTCGGCAGCACGGTGCGCTTCAGCGGCGTCAGGGTCGGCGAGGTGATCGATCTCCACCTGGACAAGGTCATGCTGGGGCAGGTCAAGACGACGATCGAGGTGCAGGCCGACACGCCGGTGCGCGAAGGCACCACGGCGAGCCTGGAGATCCAGGGCCTGACCGGCGGGCTCTACGTGCTGCTGTCCGGCGGCTCGGCGGACGCGCCGGCGCTGACCGCCAAGAGCGGTCAGCGCTATCCCGAGATCCCCTCGCGCCAATCGTCGCTCGAGCAGGTCCTGGCCGGCGCGCCCGATCTGCTGGAGGGCGCCAACCTGCTGCTGGCGCGCGCAAACCGGATCCTCAACGAGGACAACGCCGCCAACCTGAGCCGGATCCTGGAGAACGTCGAAGCCTTGACCGGCGCCGTGGCTGACCAGAACCAGGAGATCGCGACGCTGATCTCGGACGCCTCGGCGACCATGAAGAACCTGCGCGAGGCCTCGGCCGCGGCGGAGAACTTCGCCGGCAATCTCGACCGCAAGACCGATTCCCTGTTCAAGGAGGCCGAGTCCTCGCTGACGGCGGTGCGTGAGCTCGCCGGAACCCTCGACGGCTCGGTGGCCGGCGTCGAGCAGGACTTCAATGTCCTGGTCAAGGATCTGCAGGCGACCGCCAAGCAGGCGAACGCGGCCCTCGGCGAGATGGAGGCCCTGCTCGTGGAGAACCGCGAGCCGATCAAGGAGTTCACCTCGGTCGGCCTGCTGGAGCTCAGCAACCTGATCGTCGAAGCGCGCGAAGTGATGCTCGGCCTGAACCGGGTGACCAGCCAGGTCGAGCGCGATCCCGCCCGCTTCCTGTTCGGCAACCAACAACAAGGCTACGAGACCAATCAATGAGTGAAGCTCTCCGCACCCGCCGGCTCTTTCTCAAGTCGCTGGCCGTCGTTCCCGCGGCCGGCGCGGCGGCCGCCTGCGAAACGATCGTGCCCGGCCAGGGCCCGCCGCCGACGATCTATCGGCTGACGCCGAAGAGCACCTTCGACGAGAGCGTTCCCACGGTGGAATGGCAGCTCGTGCTCGAGGCGCCGCTGGCCAACGCAGGGCTGAACAGTCCGCGGATCGCGCTCTGGCCCAATCCGAAACAGCTGAAGTACTACGCGCGGGCGAACTGGACCGACCGGGCGCCGGCCATGATCCAGACGCTGATCATCGAGTCCTTCGAGAACTCGGGCCGGATCGTCTCGGTCGGACGCGAGTCGGTCGGCCTCAGGGCCGACTTCATCCTGAAGACCGAGATCCGCGAGTTCCAGGCCGACTACAACGGTTCCGGCAATCCCTCGGCCCACGTCGGCATCAACGCCAAGCTGGTCCAGATGCCGAGCCGCCGGATCGTCGGCTCGCAGAACTTCGACCAGGTCGTGCCCGCCGCGGCGGACCGGCTCGACGACATCATCGACGCCTTCGACGATGCCCTCGGCAAGGTCCTCAAGCGGCTGGTCAGCTGGACCCTGATCACCGGACAGCGGAACTACCGTCCGCGGCGGCGGACCTAGAGCGGATCATGTTTTGACGGAAACGCTTCGCGGTTCCGGCAAAACATGTGAATCCGCTCGATATCAATTTGTTAGAGCAGACCCGGGTCTGCTCTAAGCGTCACGCCGCGCGGCGGCCGTCACGGCGGCGCGCCGGCGCCAGACCAGCGCCCAGGCCAGCACCGTCAGCAGCGCGCCCGCGGCGACGGGCAGGCGCAGGCCTAGGAGCTCCGAGGCCCCGCCCATGATCAGCGCGCCCAAGCCCGGACCGGCCCGAAAGATCAGCCCGTAGAGCGCCATGACCCGGCCGCGCAGCGGACCGTCGACGGCGAGCTGGAGCACGGTCTGGGTCGCGATGCCGCTGGTCACGGCGGCGGCGCCGGCCAGCAGCAGCGCCGGCAGGGCGAGGGCCAGGCTGGGCGCCGCGACGAAGCCGATGAGCGCGACCGCGCCGACCAGCGGGCTGGCCAGCGCCAGGGGCGCCAGCGGCCGGGCCGGATCGCGGCCGGCCAGCCACAGGCCCGTCGCCATGGCGCCGAGCCCGAGGGTCGCGGTCATCATG includes these proteins:
- a CDS encoding MlaD family protein; protein product: METRANYLLVGGFVLAFSAGLLGFVIWLAKFEFDTEVARYDILFEGSVTGLQVGSTVRFSGVRVGEVIDLHLDKVMLGQVKTTIEVQADTPVREGTTASLEIQGLTGGLYVLLSGGSADAPALTAKSGQRYPEIPSRQSSLEQVLAGAPDLLEGANLLLARANRILNEDNAANLSRILENVEALTGAVADQNQEIATLISDASATMKNLREASAAAENFAGNLDRKTDSLFKEAESSLTAVRELAGTLDGSVAGVEQDFNVLVKDLQATAKQANAALGEMEALLVENREPIKEFTSVGLLELSNLIVEAREVMLGLNRVTSQVERDPARFLFGNQQQGYETNQ
- a CDS encoding ABC-type transport auxiliary lipoprotein family protein yields the protein MSEALRTRRLFLKSLAVVPAAGAAAACETIVPGQGPPPTIYRLTPKSTFDESVPTVEWQLVLEAPLANAGLNSPRIALWPNPKQLKYYARANWTDRAPAMIQTLIIESFENSGRIVSVGRESVGLRADFILKTEIREFQADYNGSGNPSAHVGINAKLVQMPSRRIVGSQNFDQVVPAAADRLDDIIDAFDDALGKVLKRLVSWTLITGQRNYRPRRRT
- a CDS encoding ABC transporter ATP-binding protein, with protein sequence MRKRAGLARALALDPEILFLDEPTAGLDPIGAAKFDELIAELQRALKLTVVMVTHDLDSLHAICDRLAVLINKKVKLGTIESLRREPDAWIQDYFGGPRGRAAEVSAASGS